Proteins found in one Haloferax litoreum genomic segment:
- a CDS encoding nuclear transport factor 2 family protein translates to MHPDATYLARQYYTAVDEHGYDALRDLLDPDFVQHRGDMTLDGRDEFVSFMRDDRPRTDTTHVIDRYIQSKSDDEIVVRGHLEDSAGDELFVFLDRFRARDGKLAELRTFTRSPN, encoded by the coding sequence GTGCACCCCGACGCGACGTATCTGGCGCGGCAGTATTACACGGCGGTAGACGAACACGGGTACGACGCACTCCGGGACCTCCTCGACCCGGACTTCGTCCAGCACCGAGGAGACATGACACTCGACGGGCGCGACGAGTTCGTCTCGTTCATGCGCGACGACCGACCGCGAACAGACACGACACACGTCATCGACCGGTACATCCAGTCGAAGTCAGACGACGAAATCGTCGTCCGAGGCCACCTCGAAGACAGTGCGGGGGACGAACTGTTCGTCTTCTTGGACCGCTTTCGCGCCCGTGACGGTAAGCTAGCGGAGTTGCGGACGTTCACGCGCTCGCCGAACTGA
- a CDS encoding DUF5518 domain-containing protein yields MTDWKAVGVGFVIMLVVGAGGLTVPIVGQIGAGLIGGFATGYLAGGTLGNGAWNGLVAGSISGIVVSLFAAFLGGLVGLAGGPLGSLFGGLGVFVLGIVLTLIFAIDSALAGALGAWVKD; encoded by the coding sequence ATGACTGACTGGAAGGCGGTCGGTGTCGGGTTCGTCATCATGCTCGTCGTCGGTGCTGGCGGCCTCACCGTTCCGATTGTCGGCCAAATCGGTGCTGGACTCATCGGCGGGTTCGCCACTGGCTACCTCGCCGGCGGGACCCTCGGGAACGGCGCGTGGAACGGCCTCGTCGCCGGGTCCATCTCCGGTATCGTCGTGAGTCTGTTCGCCGCATTCCTCGGTGGCCTCGTCGGACTCGCCGGTGGGCCACTCGGAAGTCTCTTCGGTGGCCTCGGGGTGTTCGTCCTCGGCATCGTCCTGACGCTTATCTTCGCCATCGACAGCGCACTGGCGGGGGCGCTCGGGGCGTGGGTGAAAGACTGA
- a CDS encoding TIGR00341 family protein: MRLVQVLVPTGKRETVLRTLDEEGVDYAVSDESSGRDFVAVVTFPVPKEAVEPVLQRLRDAGIERDAYTVVVNAETVASKRFDALVEKYENDEENGDRIAREELASKAADLAPSLPTYVVMTAISAIVATAGLLLNSPAVVVGSMVIAPLVGPAMAASVGTVVDDDEMFVRGVRLQALGGVLAVGAAALFAFLLKETGAVPLSVGEVLSIPEVDERLAPDILSLAIALGAGAAGAISLSSGVSTALVGVMIAAALVPPTAVVGIGLAWGAPEAVVGSAILVLVNILSVNFVAIGVLWKQGYRPERWIRRSEARRTTIIRIAALGMGLLVLSSFLGAVTYTTYRNAGFQTDAQEAIEDVLADTDARLLALDVRYDSGPLQEPEAVVVTIGHDPWTDPPDVQSVLTERVNEVAPDPLSPWAADEVHVEVRYVAVSE, encoded by the coding sequence GTGCGACTCGTACAGGTGCTGGTGCCGACAGGGAAGCGAGAGACGGTCCTCCGAACGCTCGACGAGGAGGGCGTGGACTACGCCGTCTCTGACGAATCGTCGGGACGCGACTTCGTCGCCGTCGTCACCTTCCCAGTTCCGAAGGAAGCGGTCGAACCAGTCTTACAGCGATTACGGGATGCGGGCATCGAACGCGACGCCTACACCGTCGTCGTGAACGCCGAGACAGTGGCGTCGAAGCGGTTCGATGCACTGGTCGAGAAGTACGAGAACGACGAAGAGAACGGCGACAGAATCGCGCGTGAGGAGTTGGCGTCGAAGGCGGCGGACCTCGCTCCGTCCCTGCCCACGTACGTCGTCATGACGGCCATCTCGGCAATCGTCGCCACCGCCGGCTTGCTCCTCAACTCGCCCGCCGTCGTCGTCGGGTCGATGGTCATCGCGCCCCTCGTCGGTCCCGCGATGGCCGCGAGCGTCGGCACTGTCGTCGACGACGACGAGATGTTCGTCAGGGGGGTTCGGTTACAGGCGCTCGGCGGGGTGTTGGCCGTCGGTGCGGCCGCCCTGTTCGCCTTCTTGCTGAAGGAGACGGGTGCCGTCCCGCTGTCGGTCGGAGAGGTGCTGTCGATTCCCGAAGTCGACGAACGACTCGCGCCGGACATCCTCTCGCTGGCAATCGCGTTGGGTGCCGGTGCCGCAGGCGCAATCTCCCTCTCGTCTGGCGTCTCGACGGCACTCGTCGGCGTCATGATTGCTGCGGCGTTGGTCCCGCCGACGGCCGTCGTCGGTATCGGCCTCGCGTGGGGCGCACCCGAAGCAGTCGTCGGGTCGGCGATTCTCGTGTTGGTGAACATCCTCTCTGTCAACTTCGTCGCCATCGGTGTCCTCTGGAAACAGGGGTACCGGCCGGAGCGCTGGATTCGGCGGAGCGAGGCCCGGCGAACGACTATCATCCGTATCGCCGCCCTCGGGATGGGGTTGCTCGTCCTGTCGTCGTTCCTCGGAGCAGTGACGTACACGACGTACCGGAACGCCGGGTTCCAAACCGACGCACAGGAGGCCATCGAAGACGTGCTCGCAGACACCGACGCCCGCCTGTTGGCGTTAGACGTCAGATACGACAGTGGGCCACTACAGGAACCGGAAGCAGTCGTCGTCACCATCGGGCACGACCCGTGGACCGACCCACCTGACGTCCAGTCCGTCCTCACAGAACGGGTGAACGAAGTCGCACCCGACCCCCTCTCCCCGTGGGCGGCGGACGAAGTGCACGTGGAAGTCCGCTACGTCGCCGTCAGCGAGTAG
- a CDS encoding SIMPL domain-containing protein has protein sequence MKRRIIAPLLIAGLVLLAGCLSAPLQTTLGSSDGTDATTISTTGTGEVTAESDLAVVNIAVTATADSADEARGMVADDVAAVRTALTDAGIAEDAIQSSGFHIYPEYNYGGEERELVGYRAAHTLTVEVAPDRAGEVIDLSVGAGADEIRGVFFTLTDEKRAELRSEALTNAVESAEADANTVAAAANLEITGVHTANVGGGYSPRPYPVAYAEDAARTTSAGAPTELTPGPVTVSATVQMVYTAE, from the coding sequence ATGAAACGACGCATCATCGCCCCACTCCTCATCGCAGGTCTCGTCTTGCTCGCCGGGTGTCTCTCTGCACCACTCCAGACGACGCTAGGAAGTTCAGATGGCACAGACGCGACGACCATCTCGACCACTGGAACTGGCGAAGTCACCGCCGAGTCTGACCTCGCCGTCGTCAATATCGCCGTGACTGCGACGGCCGACTCCGCTGACGAGGCCCGTGGCATGGTCGCCGACGACGTGGCCGCCGTTCGGACGGCCCTCACGGACGCCGGCATCGCCGAGGACGCAATCCAGAGCAGTGGGTTCCACATCTACCCCGAGTACAACTACGGCGGTGAGGAGCGCGAACTCGTCGGCTACCGCGCCGCCCACACGCTGACCGTCGAAGTTGCTCCTGACCGCGCCGGTGAGGTCATCGACCTGTCTGTCGGCGCGGGCGCAGACGAGATTCGCGGCGTGTTCTTCACGCTCACCGACGAGAAGCGCGCCGAACTCCGCAGCGAAGCCCTGACGAACGCCGTCGAGTCCGCAGAGGCTGACGCCAACACCGTCGCCGCCGCGGCCAACCTCGAAATCACGGGCGTCCACACCGCGAACGTCGGCGGTGGGTACTCCCCGAGACCGTACCCCGTCGCGTACGCTGAAGACGCCGCCCGCACCACCAGTGCCGGCGCACCGACCGAACTCACACCCGGTCCCGTGACCGTCTCCGCGACGGTTCAGATGGTCTACACGGCAGAATAA
- a CDS encoding NOG1 family protein — translation MIFESLPTTPRSDELIDKAFSRAARAGRAKQNKLEAQQSMLQTASNILSDNLENVVVEWPDFELVDPFYYELADAIVDVDEVRKSLSEIMWASRQIDNLAREYQPKLRKTDADLARKHRKQAFARMASVVEEVEDDLLRIGEARDALKGLPDIRPDEPAIVVAGYPNVGKSSFVNDVTRASNEIARYPFTTKGVQIGHFDRDRIRYQIIDTPGLLDRPEDERNDIERQAVSALEHLADAVIFVADASEECGYPIESQLELRDAVKARFEERNIPVLTVCNKSDRSTDMEADLYMSVETGENVDAVLAAAADAVGFDPDIPPSRNE, via the coding sequence ATGATTTTCGAGTCTCTCCCGACCACGCCCCGGTCGGACGAACTCATCGACAAGGCCTTTTCGCGGGCCGCACGCGCGGGGCGAGCGAAGCAGAACAAGTTGGAGGCTCAGCAGTCGATGCTCCAGACGGCGTCGAACATCCTCTCGGACAACCTCGAGAACGTCGTCGTCGAGTGGCCGGACTTCGAACTGGTCGACCCCTTCTACTACGAACTCGCCGACGCCATCGTCGACGTCGACGAGGTTCGAAAGAGTCTCTCCGAGATTATGTGGGCATCGCGGCAAATCGACAACCTCGCCCGTGAGTACCAGCCGAAACTCCGCAAGACGGACGCCGACCTCGCGCGCAAGCACCGCAAGCAGGCGTTCGCCCGCATGGCCAGCGTCGTCGAAGAAGTCGAAGACGACCTGCTCCGTATCGGCGAGGCACGCGACGCCCTGAAGGGCCTCCCGGACATCCGCCCCGACGAACCAGCCATCGTCGTCGCCGGCTATCCGAACGTCGGGAAGTCGTCGTTCGTCAACGACGTGACCCGCGCGTCGAACGAGATTGCCCGCTACCCGTTCACGACGAAGGGCGTCCAAATCGGTCACTTCGACCGCGACCGCATCCGGTACCAGATTATCGATACGCCCGGTCTCCTCGACCGGCCGGAAGACGAGCGAAACGACATCGAGCGGCAGGCCGTCAGTGCCCTCGAACACCTCGCGGACGCCGTCATCTTCGTCGCCGACGCGAGCGAAGAGTGTGGCTACCCTATCGAGTCACAACTCGAACTCCGCGACGCCGTGAAGGCACGCTTCGAAGAGCGGAACATCCCAGTCCTCACTGTCTGTAACAAGAGCGACCGCTCGACGGACATGGAAGCCGACCTGTACATGAGTGTCGAGACGGGCGAGAACGTCGACGCCGTCCTCGCCGCCGCCGCGGACGCCGTCGGGTTCGACCCCGACATCCCACCGTCGCGGAACGAGTAG
- a CDS encoding 5-formyltetrahydrofolate cyclo-ligase, whose translation MDKSDLRDAVWDELEASGVARFPFPPHGRIPNFDGANVAAERLAETSVWATATTVKANPDSPQLPVRRRALRDGKTVYMAVPRLRDEECFYELEPSRLDDDHLDSAPTVSHVEEYADTVGPEDLPAIDLVVSGSVAVTEAGARIGKGEGFSDLEYAVLQGLGAVDDTTTVVTTVHESQVRDDAPEPDDHDVPMDLVVTPERTVRTETPYPRPAGIDWSALSDEQLAEMPVLQRLRRD comes from the coding sequence ATGGACAAATCGGACCTCCGAGACGCGGTGTGGGACGAACTCGAAGCGTCGGGCGTCGCCCGATTCCCGTTTCCGCCGCACGGTCGTATCCCGAACTTCGACGGTGCGAACGTGGCGGCCGAGCGACTGGCCGAGACGTCTGTGTGGGCCACCGCGACGACAGTGAAGGCGAACCCGGATTCACCGCAACTTCCGGTTCGGCGACGTGCCCTCCGCGACGGCAAGACGGTCTACATGGCCGTCCCGCGCCTCCGCGACGAGGAGTGTTTCTACGAACTCGAGCCCAGTCGTCTGGACGACGACCATCTCGATAGTGCGCCGACGGTGTCGCACGTCGAGGAGTACGCCGACACAGTCGGCCCGGAAGACCTCCCGGCAATCGACCTCGTCGTCTCGGGGTCGGTCGCAGTCACCGAAGCCGGCGCGCGAATCGGGAAAGGCGAGGGGTTCAGCGACCTCGAATATGCGGTCTTGCAGGGTCTCGGTGCCGTCGACGACACGACCACCGTCGTCACGACAGTTCACGAGAGTCAGGTCCGCGACGACGCCCCAGAACCGGACGACCACGACGTGCCGATGGACCTCGTCGTCACTCCAGAGCGAACGGTTCGAACCGAGACGCCGTATCCGCGGCCAGCAGGTATCGACTGGTCGGCCCTCTCGGACGAGCAACTCGCCGAGATGCCGGTCCTACAGCGACTCCGTCGCGACTAG
- a CDS encoding GNAT family N-acetyltransferase, with amino-acid sequence MFVRTARETDVSDIAHICATGWRDAASGESALDETVALVETRVDEKGLARDVQRTDGDHGWVVAVEDDTVVAAGGGRLTDDASGEVFSLHTHPEVHRAEAGNAVLRTLTAQQVVAGARQQWAWCPDGDDEMLSFYREQGFEVVASVGTDDAPESLRLVRRI; translated from the coding sequence ATGTTCGTCCGGACTGCGAGAGAGACCGACGTATCGGACATCGCGCACATCTGCGCCACGGGGTGGCGTGACGCAGCGAGTGGGGAGTCCGCACTAGACGAGACGGTGGCACTCGTGGAGACACGGGTCGACGAGAAAGGACTCGCACGTGACGTCCAACGGACGGACGGTGACCACGGGTGGGTCGTCGCCGTCGAAGACGACACTGTGGTCGCCGCCGGTGGCGGCAGACTCACCGACGACGCGTCCGGTGAGGTCTTTTCGCTCCACACGCACCCGGAGGTACATCGTGCCGAGGCCGGGAACGCGGTTCTCAGGACGCTCACCGCACAACAGGTCGTCGCAGGCGCGCGTCAGCAGTGGGCCTGGTGTCCGGACGGTGACGACGAGATGCTCTCGTTCTACAGAGAACAGGGGTTCGAAGTCGTGGCGTCTGTCGGCACAGACGACGCTCCCGAGTCACTTCGACTGGTCAGGCGTATCTAA
- a CDS encoding tubulin-like doman-containing protein, with product MNVPDRIFAVGGAGKQLAFELLETQWVLEAILKPRGTPLETKVTIIDSAEGEATGGDQGGDWERVDDIKRRIRRIQERYRDQDDRHRPGRIDVDYKLLTENVRLNRQLDMVGDAEVERITAGNGMERDDWWLRPSHINENLDFAKGVIRKRGLSKALYYKAYAEDDIEAVVDLPEKGEVAMLVGLGGGTGAGLLLDLVEHLKREQSTAEVTLFGVLPNNAEGEKENANAFAMLSELEYLSLSGADLFEDQILFSIEPTSYGGKADQMSPSVDYLKEFDEAFVYSLLLYYNRQYYLEESFTSSPYAPFTVAVPHLVRYNTEAIEEFRATVGDYLDQKSESMSAEKRLYDEVSSFLDTHYPESSGELSDEDEVDLERRIAQLETLISLELFEDLDYEVTSVFRTEVLDSARAELNADEREEGHALDTMIDIMVGSVEAGALENADSSSEEVLVADVLREDVVLLGRRKQILKRLKGVSDPKVRDALEYLVGLREGNAGAKSTQLSGEHQRAQTARKQAESELHETREELDELRTEQSEQVARKTDEWVAAVKEQFEQLDALESRPLRRDIETLRSSLQDFRRRVERARSPDEVEAIDLTEINEALADVEDDLQAADVYLDASDVADSVEMAKKARIAHYGMYADQGVSKYLPWESQRAKQRKSDEKQFSAQRAQLRNKSLPVFEVTDDGGEFTCTVRFDGQQLLDQVEERRETLRSEILSTFDETVPSPRPSERDHLTDHVENGSSLEEIRAVVEEALERELADTGKLESRVEGMEATVDERRAIEELYADAQNAVTELNTHTESFTRNLDAYQRGIKSLDETNPQQTAVEEEYTFRKHIQPHNIFLATGNSGLAESDVLDNRKEKQQLAGHVDELADKARSTQYCGLRKRKLIADQRRYDGIDVHVGLASEASLHGIVDLQSPFQNAFELDNSQYGQWECDFGGAWEIGMTSFITGVFLDNLRLMVGPEGYAEKYYEYESKLGGDILIHHAYGLEDGNFVRRKAMFNVEYTDDVRTFLQSDPEVTATLLDSFERVLITDPSAADEQFDGDIEVQTTTLTDGDSTTANATGVPDEIVSLEDDGDD from the coding sequence ATGAACGTTCCCGATAGAATCTTCGCAGTTGGGGGTGCAGGGAAACAACTCGCGTTCGAGTTGCTCGAGACCCAGTGGGTTCTCGAAGCGATATTGAAACCCCGAGGAACACCACTCGAGACGAAGGTCACGATTATCGATAGTGCGGAAGGAGAGGCGACGGGTGGCGACCAAGGTGGTGATTGGGAACGAGTCGACGACATCAAACGTCGCATCCGTCGTATCCAAGAAAGGTACCGAGACCAGGATGACCGGCACAGACCCGGTCGAATCGACGTCGATTACAAACTCCTCACCGAGAACGTTCGACTCAACCGCCAACTCGACATGGTTGGCGACGCCGAAGTCGAGCGAATCACCGCCGGAAACGGCATGGAACGCGACGACTGGTGGTTACGACCCTCTCACATCAACGAGAATCTGGACTTCGCCAAAGGCGTCATCCGAAAACGAGGCTTGAGCAAGGCGCTTTATTACAAAGCCTACGCCGAAGACGACATCGAGGCAGTCGTCGACCTGCCCGAGAAGGGTGAAGTCGCGATGCTGGTCGGACTGGGTGGTGGGACGGGTGCCGGACTCCTCTTGGACCTCGTCGAACATCTGAAGCGGGAGCAATCGACCGCCGAAGTCACACTCTTCGGTGTCCTCCCCAACAACGCCGAGGGGGAAAAGGAGAACGCCAACGCCTTCGCGATGCTCTCGGAACTCGAGTACCTCTCGCTGTCGGGGGCCGACCTGTTCGAAGACCAAATTCTCTTCTCCATCGAACCGACGTCCTACGGCGGAAAGGCCGACCAGATGAGTCCGAGTGTGGACTACCTCAAGGAGTTCGACGAGGCGTTCGTCTACTCGCTCCTCTTGTACTACAACCGCCAGTACTACCTCGAAGAGTCGTTCACGTCGTCGCCGTACGCCCCGTTCACGGTGGCAGTCCCACACCTCGTTCGGTACAACACCGAGGCGATAGAGGAGTTCCGCGCGACTGTCGGCGACTACCTCGACCAGAAGTCGGAGTCGATGAGCGCCGAGAAGCGACTCTACGACGAAGTCAGTTCGTTCCTCGACACTCACTACCCCGAGTCGTCGGGCGAACTCAGTGACGAAGACGAGGTCGATTTGGAGCGTCGTATCGCCCAGTTGGAGACGCTGATTTCGCTCGAACTCTTCGAGGACCTCGATTACGAGGTGACCTCCGTGTTCCGGACGGAGGTTCTCGACTCGGCACGGGCCGAACTGAACGCCGACGAGCGTGAAGAGGGCCACGCGCTGGACACGATGATAGACATCATGGTCGGGTCCGTCGAGGCCGGCGCACTCGAAAATGCGGATTCGAGTTCCGAGGAAGTCCTCGTCGCCGACGTGCTTCGAGAGGACGTCGTCCTCCTCGGCCGCAGGAAGCAGATTCTCAAACGTCTCAAAGGCGTCTCCGACCCGAAGGTTCGGGATGCGCTGGAGTACCTCGTGGGTCTCCGCGAAGGGAACGCAGGTGCCAAATCGACGCAACTGAGCGGTGAACACCAACGCGCACAGACGGCCCGAAAACAAGCAGAGTCGGAACTCCACGAGACGCGCGAGGAGTTAGACGAACTCCGAACCGAGCAATCCGAGCAAGTTGCACGGAAGACCGACGAGTGGGTCGCGGCAGTCAAAGAGCAGTTCGAACAACTGGACGCGCTCGAATCGAGACCCCTGCGACGGGATATCGAGACGCTCCGGTCGAGTCTTCAGGACTTCCGCAGACGCGTCGAGCGTGCGCGCTCACCGGACGAAGTCGAGGCTATCGACCTGACCGAAATCAACGAGGCACTCGCCGACGTCGAAGACGACCTGCAAGCGGCCGACGTGTACCTCGACGCGTCCGACGTGGCCGACTCCGTGGAGATGGCGAAGAAGGCGCGAATCGCCCACTACGGCATGTACGCGGACCAGGGAGTCTCGAAGTACCTCCCGTGGGAGTCCCAGCGCGCCAAACAGCGAAAGAGCGACGAAAAGCAGTTCAGTGCACAGCGGGCACAACTCCGGAACAAGAGTCTCCCGGTCTTCGAAGTCACCGACGACGGCGGCGAGTTCACCTGTACGGTCCGATTCGACGGGCAGCAACTCCTCGACCAGGTCGAAGAGCGCCGAGAGACGCTTCGCTCGGAGATTCTCTCGACGTTCGATGAGACCGTTCCGTCCCCGCGTCCGAGTGAGCGCGACCATCTCACCGACCACGTCGAGAACGGGAGCAGTCTCGAAGAGATTCGCGCAGTCGTCGAAGAGGCACTCGAACGCGAACTCGCCGACACTGGCAAACTCGAATCGCGCGTCGAGGGCATGGAGGCGACGGTAGACGAACGGCGTGCAATCGAAGAACTGTACGCCGACGCGCAGAACGCCGTCACCGAGTTGAACACGCACACGGAGTCGTTCACGCGCAACCTCGACGCCTACCAGCGAGGTATCAAGTCGCTCGACGAGACGAACCCACAGCAGACGGCCGTCGAAGAAGAGTACACCTTCCGCAAGCACATCCAGCCACACAACATCTTCCTCGCGACGGGTAACAGCGGACTCGCCGAGAGCGACGTGCTCGACAACCGCAAGGAGAAACAGCAGTTGGCCGGCCACGTCGACGAACTCGCCGACAAAGCGCGCTCGACTCAGTACTGCGGGTTGCGCAAGCGGAAGTTGATAGCGGACCAGCGCCGGTACGACGGCATCGACGTTCACGTGGGTCTCGCCTCCGAGGCGTCACTCCACGGTATCGTCGACCTGCAATCACCGTTCCAGAACGCGTTCGAACTCGACAACTCCCAGTACGGCCAGTGGGAGTGCGACTTCGGCGGGGCGTGGGAGATTGGGATGACGTCGTTCATCACGGGCGTCTTCCTCGACAACCTTCGACTCATGGTCGGCCCGGAAGGGTACGCCGAGAAGTACTACGAGTACGAGTCGAAACTGGGCGGCGACATCCTGATTCACCACGCGTACGGACTCGAAGACGGGAACTTCGTCCGTCGAAAGGCGATGTTCAACGTCGAGTACACCGACGACGTGCGGACGTTCCTGCAGAGTGACCCAGAGGTGACGGCTACGCTCCTCGATTCGTTCGAGCGAGTGCTGATAACCGACCCGTCGGCGGCGGACGAACAGTTCGACGGCGACATCGAGGTACAAACGACGACGCTCACCGACGGCGACAGTACCACGGCGAACGCGACTGGCGTCCCAGACGAAATCGTATCGCTCGAAGACGATGGAGACGATTGA
- a CDS encoding DUF367 family protein, whose translation MDLHVRYEGDDDPKKCTAKKLERFDMAALHGSDRATPYGVVLNPHADKALSPADKDTSALVALDCSWESAGEAMFSLPGEHRALPYLVAANPVNFGRPMQLTTVEALAAALVIFGEKPQAEEILSKFRWGHTFLELNEEPLRRYSECADSTEVVEVQREYLERGE comes from the coding sequence GTGGACCTGCACGTTCGATACGAGGGTGACGACGACCCGAAGAAGTGCACGGCGAAGAAACTCGAACGGTTCGACATGGCGGCCCTCCACGGGTCGGACCGGGCGACGCCGTACGGAGTCGTCCTCAACCCCCACGCCGACAAAGCACTGTCGCCCGCCGACAAGGATACCAGCGCACTCGTCGCGCTCGATTGCTCGTGGGAGTCGGCCGGGGAAGCGATGTTCTCGCTCCCCGGCGAACACCGCGCACTCCCGTATCTCGTCGCCGCCAACCCGGTCAACTTCGGCCGCCCGATGCAACTGACGACTGTCGAAGCGCTAGCCGCCGCACTCGTCATCTTCGGCGAGAAACCGCAGGCCGAAGAGATTCTCTCGAAGTTCCGCTGGGGTCACACCTTCCTCGAACTCAACGAAGAACCGCTCCGTCGCTACAGCGAGTGTGCAGACTCGACGGAAGTCGTCGAGGTGCAACGAGAGTACCTCGAACGCGGAGAGTAG
- a CDS encoding PhoX family protein: protein MREKFTRRAFVATAVAASLAGCGGTSPSTSTRETATETTGTPRPPREPSLRRLATTVTGAEFTGLFLSDDGHFFFNVQHPDHGNDPPFATGAVGVVTKYDMNSLPFDFESVPVPDDPSKSVETAVGEYKVLANGGDEIGDARALGVPFSPDGEPLTTAINPDFNGFVPVSDTEGYLFTDWEDHPGMVSRLRLEDPSGERDWEVVDGMNLDFEAVEGTWFNCFGTVSPWGTPLSSEELMFADTREWNNPSYETIDDVENLAKYLGYYPNPYRYGYIVEITDPKADSPTPVKHFSMGRFAHENAVVMPDERTVYLTDDEVATAFFKFIADEPGDLSAGTLFAAKVSQDDSEDVTTTGFDIEWVRLAHGTNDQIEAWIAEYDGITQDDYADGENSYITDGEIQAWADGDASDDRVAFLESRKAAGALGATVEFRKMEGINVRAGVEPGEYAYVAMAEINEAMVDGRDHIDLEQNDYGAVYRMRLGDDYDVSRMEPALVGGPTGLACESCSTDDGDDARVLSNPDNLVVMPDGRVIVGEDSGLRQPSMLWVFDPGTG, encoded by the coding sequence ATGCGCGAGAAGTTCACGAGACGAGCGTTCGTCGCCACCGCCGTGGCAGCGTCGCTCGCCGGGTGTGGCGGAACATCTCCCAGCACGAGCACCCGGGAGACTGCCACTGAAACGACGGGGACACCGAGACCACCGCGTGAACCGTCCCTTCGGCGTCTCGCGACGACCGTCACCGGTGCCGAGTTCACCGGTCTGTTCCTCAGCGATGACGGCCATTTCTTCTTCAACGTCCAGCACCCGGACCACGGGAACGACCCCCCGTTCGCCACGGGGGCAGTCGGCGTCGTCACGAAGTACGATATGAACTCCCTGCCGTTCGACTTCGAGAGCGTCCCGGTTCCTGACGACCCATCGAAGTCCGTCGAAACCGCCGTCGGCGAGTACAAAGTCCTCGCAAACGGCGGGGACGAGATTGGCGACGCGAGAGCGCTCGGTGTCCCCTTCTCGCCCGACGGCGAACCACTGACCACCGCAATCAACCCCGACTTCAACGGATTCGTCCCCGTGAGCGACACCGAGGGATACCTCTTCACCGACTGGGAGGACCACCCCGGAATGGTGTCGCGGTTACGCCTCGAAGACCCGTCGGGCGAACGCGACTGGGAAGTCGTCGACGGGATGAACCTCGACTTCGAAGCCGTCGAAGGAACGTGGTTCAACTGCTTCGGCACCGTCTCGCCGTGGGGGACACCGCTCTCCTCGGAGGAACTCATGTTCGCCGACACCCGCGAGTGGAACAATCCATCCTACGAGACGATAGACGACGTGGAGAACCTCGCGAAGTACCTCGGTTACTACCCGAACCCGTATCGCTACGGCTACATCGTCGAGATTACCGACCCGAAGGCGGACTCACCGACGCCGGTCAAACACTTCAGCATGGGTCGGTTCGCACACGAGAACGCCGTCGTGATGCCCGACGAGCGAACCGTCTATCTCACCGACGACGAGGTTGCGACAGCCTTCTTCAAATTTATCGCAGACGAACCGGGTGACCTCTCCGCCGGAACGCTCTTCGCCGCAAAGGTGTCGCAAGACGACAGCGAGGACGTCACGACCACTGGGTTCGACATCGAGTGGGTGCGACTCGCCCACGGGACGAACGACCAAATCGAGGCGTGGATTGCCGAGTACGACGGCATCACGCAAGACGACTACGCCGACGGCGAGAACTCCTACATCACCGACGGGGAGATTCAGGCGTGGGCCGACGGCGACGCCAGCGACGACAGAGTCGCGTTCCTCGAATCGCGAAAGGCCGCCGGTGCTCTGGGTGCCACTGTCGAGTTCCGGAAGATGGAGGGAATCAACGTCCGCGCGGGCGTGGAACCCGGCGAGTACGCCTACGTCGCGATGGCAGAGATAAACGAGGCGATGGTCGACGGGCGAGACCACATCGACCTCGAACAGAACGACTACGGGGCGGTCTATCGGATGCGCCTCGGCGACGATTACGACGTGAGTCGGATGGAACCGGCCCTCGTCGGTGGACCGACGGGCCTCGCGTGTGAGTCGTGTTCCACCGACGACGGCGACGACGCGCGCGTCCTCTCGAACCCGGACAATCTCGTCGTCATGCCCGACGGCCGGGTCATCGTCGGTGAAGACTCCGGTCTCCGGCAACCGAGTATGCTCTGGGTGTTCGACCCGGGAACCGGGTAA